From Archaeoglobus sulfaticallidus PM70-1:
CTAAACTCAAAAGCCAAACCTTTAAATTTTTGCCAGCAACTGTAAAACCATGCAGTGGACTTCACCACTCACAAAATTCGGAAGGTCTGCTCTTGTTCCAGAAGGGCCATGGAGCTATGCTTTCGACGCAATAGCCGTGCACGCTGTTGCTAATCCGGATAGGTTGAAGAATATAACAGAGCTCAAGACTGATGGTGAGATGTGGATATACTTCGCAGACATAATTTCCCACAGTCCAAACTTTCCACAGCTAAACTATGAGACTCCACAGTTAGTCCAGTACAAAGAGGTTGCCTTTTTCATCAAAATTGAATTTGAAGGAAAAAGTTATGCCTACTGCCCATTCATGTATGTTGATAACGATGTTTCCCTGATGAGAGGGTACATAGTGGGATTTCCGAAGAAGATTGCGAGCATTGGGATAACAAGAGATCATCCGCTAATGAAACAGAAAATTTTCGGAGCGAACGCTATGAGGGCAGGATACAGCCTGATCAGAGCAAAAGTAGAGGTGGAGGAAAAAGCTAAGAGTCTTCCCTTGGACAACTTTGGCACATGGATTCTCAGAAGATACATCGGGCTGATGGGAATTGACGAACTGATCGAGTTCGTGCCAGAGGTCGAGTATGAATATATCTATAGAGGAAAAGCAACGCTCGAAATCGGAGGAGGAATAAACGATGAGCTGGAGTTTTTCAAACCAGAGAAGATACTTGAGGGATACAGATATTCAGCCTTGCTGAAGGTCAAGGATATCAGAGTTCTGAAATCAGAAAAATGAGTCGAGGGTTTTCTGCTCGGCCTCTCCCTTAACTACTCCATCGGTATATCCGAATCTCTCAAGAATTCTCATAACAGATGGCAGAATTTGGTTCTCGATGTAGTATTCCTTGTCTATCCTGTAAACTCCACCATCACTGCCCCGGATTATCTCCCCATCAAAGCTCTCGATCAGATCGTAAGGATATGCTCTATCACCTATATTTCCTGCACCCCTAACGATAACATAGCCAACCTTGGATCCAACGCTGTAATGGATCCCCATCTTCTCAGCCCTCATCGCAGCCTTAACATGTGCCTGAACGCTCTCGTACCTCGATATCTTCCTCGTTATGCTCTTGTATATTACATACTCCTCTATCCCAAAGCTGCCGGAGTTTATCTTCTCAATCACACTCTTAACAGTCTTCAGAGCTTTCTCAGGATCTCTCTCTTTCAAAAGTATCTCGATAACCATTTTCTGAACCTTTTTAGCCAGTTCACACCAGTCTCCTCTCCTGACCTCCAGACCCTTTACAATTATCCTGCCATCCTCAGTATATCCAGCATACCTCTTCTTCTCAACGAAAAATATGGTCTTGTAATACTCATCAACCTCGATCTGTATCGGCAGCTCTTCAGACAATTTCATTATCAGCCTTTTAACCTCTGCCCTCATCTCATCAATACTCAATCCATCTTTTTTGACGAATATGGAGTCCGTATCTCCATAAAGCACCGTGAATCCCATGTTCCTTGCAATCTCCGCAGATTTTTTGATGAAGTGTCTGCCCCATGCTGTTGTAGCCTCTGCACACTCCCTGCAGTACCATCTCGCCATGTTCCATCCGGTATAACCATAGAAAGAGTTCGTCAGGACTTTAAGAGCCTGCTGTCTGATATCAAGCACCCTGTAGTCTGGAGAGTTGTAGTCAAGAGTTTTCATTATCTTCTTTATCTCTTTTCTCTTGCCGATGAGCATCTTCAGAATTCTCTTGAAGAAGCCATCCGGAGACTTCAAAAATCTGTGTCCAACCTCCGGAGCAGTATGGCAATCACATGGACCCTTTGCAAGTGTATCGGGACTTATGTTAAAGGCTATCATTATGGAGGGATACATGGATGCGAAGTCCAGACAGACAACATTCTCATGCAAGCCTCTCTCTGGCTCAAGCACGAAAGCCCCTTCATAGGGCTGTGAAATTTCCGCAGGATTCGGTGCTATCTCCCCGAGCTTGTAAGCCTCGTTCAGCAAGAGCCAGTCCACCTGCTTCCCCCTACCCATTCTCGTAACATCATCAAGCGGGATTCTGATCATCTTGGATAGTTCGTAATACATCGGAAGCAGTTCCTCGGCTATGTAGTACGTATGCAGCACATCCTGCAAAGAGTAGTTCAGAACGTCCTTTCTCTTTCCTTCCTTCCATCTCTTAGCTATATCCTTCGCAGTAATATCTGCAATCTCTATTCTCTTCCCTAGAAATTCCGCAACATTCTCGAGTTTCTTGACTTTCACATCGATAGTTCGCAAAACGATGTCATACAAATCGACATTCAGCCTTCCTGCAATCTTTGGATTCCCTCTGAGGGTTAACTCACTTCCATCTCTGCCAAGGTCGAGCTTTATTCCAAGCTTAGTTGCTCTTTTTTTGAGATATGGAAGATCAAAGGAGTTCTGATTGTATCCAACAATTATATCAGGATCTATTTCTTTAACAACCTGAA
This genomic window contains:
- a CDS encoding acetoacetate decarboxylase family protein, whose translation is MQWTSPLTKFGRSALVPEGPWSYAFDAIAVHAVANPDRLKNITELKTDGEMWIYFADIISHSPNFPQLNYETPQLVQYKEVAFFIKIEFEGKSYAYCPFMYVDNDVSLMRGYIVGFPKKIASIGITRDHPLMKQKIFGANAMRAGYSLIRAKVEVEEKAKSLPLDNFGTWILRRYIGLMGIDELIEFVPEVEYEYIYRGKATLEIGGGINDELEFFKPEKILEGYRYSALLKVKDIRVLKSEK
- a CDS encoding DNA-directed DNA polymerase codes for the protein MDVKMKAWLIDIDYITKNEKAVVRMWCKDSDGVFVAYDRTFEPYFYVISDYEPYVKVEDGKKTIAVERIERVKRKILGKEKDVFKVFAKHPQHVPKLRESISKFADVREADIPFVYRYLIDKDLACFDGIALSGKLVGKNFREFEVESVERVRENGYPDLKIMAFDCEMLSSFGMPDPERDPIIVIGVKSGDYEEIINGDNEREVIKRFVQVVKEIDPDIIVGYNQNSFDLPYLKKRATKLGIKLDLGRDGSELTLRGNPKIAGRLNVDLYDIVLRTIDVKVKKLENVAEFLGKRIEIADITAKDIAKRWKEGKRKDVLNYSLQDVLHTYYIAEELLPMYYELSKMIRIPLDDVTRMGRGKQVDWLLLNEAYKLGEIAPNPAEISQPYEGAFVLEPERGLHENVVCLDFASMYPSIMIAFNISPDTLAKGPCDCHTAPEVGHRFLKSPDGFFKRILKMLIGKRKEIKKIMKTLDYNSPDYRVLDIRQQALKVLTNSFYGYTGWNMARWYCRECAEATTAWGRHFIKKSAEIARNMGFTVLYGDTDSIFVKKDGLSIDEMRAEVKRLIMKLSEELPIQIEVDEYYKTIFFVEKKRYAGYTEDGRIIVKGLEVRRGDWCELAKKVQKMVIEILLKERDPEKALKTVKSVIEKINSGSFGIEEYVIYKSITRKISRYESVQAHVKAAMRAEKMGIHYSVGSKVGYVIVRGAGNIGDRAYPYDLIESFDGEIIRGSDGGVYRIDKEYYIENQILPSVMRILERFGYTDGVVKGEAEQKTLDSFF